In Micromonospora sp. NBC_01813, the following are encoded in one genomic region:
- a CDS encoding aminotransferase class IV yields the protein MSAPADGPMWLDGRPVTPAELAALALYDFGHFTTMTVERGLVRGLRLHLDRLVDDCRTVFGVDLDPDRVLAVVRVAVGSAPAAPTTTVRVTIFDPSLTVAGPVDVPPRPRVLVTTRPAGAGPTTPLRLRSCAYQRDLPAVKHTGLFGAVRQRRLAQAAGFDDALFVTADGHVLEGPTWNVGFVVDGEVRWPAGPCLPGVTMRLVSAAAEAVGLRCRSAPVSLSELTGGHGAFVTNASVGVRAVAAIDGTPLADAPLVRRLGELYAAGHGDPLDRN from the coding sequence ATGAGCGCACCGGCCGATGGTCCGATGTGGCTCGATGGCCGGCCGGTCACCCCGGCGGAGCTGGCCGCGCTGGCGCTCTACGACTTCGGACACTTCACCACGATGACCGTCGAGCGTGGGCTGGTCCGCGGCCTGCGGCTGCACCTTGACCGCCTGGTCGACGACTGCCGTACGGTGTTCGGCGTCGACCTGGACCCCGACCGGGTGCTCGCCGTCGTCCGGGTCGCCGTCGGGTCCGCTCCGGCGGCACCGACGACCACCGTACGGGTGACGATCTTCGATCCGTCGCTGACCGTCGCCGGGCCGGTCGACGTACCGCCGCGACCGCGGGTCCTGGTCACCACCCGCCCCGCCGGCGCCGGGCCGACGACCCCGCTGCGGCTGCGGTCCTGCGCCTATCAGCGGGACCTGCCGGCGGTGAAGCACACCGGACTGTTCGGCGCCGTACGGCAGCGCCGACTCGCCCAGGCGGCGGGCTTCGACGACGCGCTGTTCGTCACCGCCGACGGTCATGTTCTCGAGGGACCCACCTGGAACGTCGGGTTCGTCGTCGACGGCGAGGTGCGTTGGCCGGCCGGGCCCTGCCTGCCCGGGGTCACCATGCGGCTGGTGTCGGCGGCAGCCGAGGCCGTCGGGCTGCGCTGCCGGTCCGCTCCGGTGTCGTTGTCCGAGCTGACCGGCGGCCACGGTGCCTTCGTCACCAACGCCTCTGTCGGGGTACGGGCGGTCGCGGCCATCGACGGGACCCCGTTGGCGGACGCGCCGCTGGTGCGCCGGCTGGGTGAGCTCTACGCCGCCGGCCACGGCGATCCGCTCGACCGGAACTGA
- a CDS encoding phosphotransferase family protein gives MRIEYGEMMTTEQHGTDAVRDAVRDAVRDAVRAGVPGQPVRTVSLIGAGLDHICYDIDGELIVRAARRRDPDSLHREVRLLATIAEVSPLPVPRPLFALGGWCLGYRKLPGIPLLDLPPETRAAYATPVAGAVGTLLDRLHTTPAIRWAGLAEADERPLVEWQREAAGYAAGLTAAIPAAHHGSIAGFLAAEPPTDRYSPVFSHNDLGIEHVLVDPTDGTVTGVIDWSDAALVDPAADFGVIYRDLGPAALDGALRGYSAAAGKELAALRERARFHGRCRVFEDLAYGIETGQGRYVAKSLAALGWLFPA, from the coding sequence ATGCGCATCGAATACGGTGAGATGATGACCACCGAACAGCATGGGACCGACGCCGTACGCGACGCCGTACGCGACGCCGTACGCGACGCCGTACGGGCCGGTGTGCCCGGCCAACCGGTCCGGACGGTGTCGCTGATCGGTGCAGGACTCGACCACATCTGCTACGACATCGACGGCGAGCTGATCGTCCGCGCCGCCCGACGCCGGGATCCGGACAGCCTGCACCGCGAGGTCCGACTGCTCGCCACCATCGCGGAGGTGTCACCGCTGCCGGTCCCCCGGCCCCTGTTCGCTCTCGGCGGCTGGTGCCTGGGATACCGCAAACTTCCGGGGATCCCGCTACTGGATCTACCACCCGAGACGCGGGCCGCGTACGCCACGCCGGTCGCCGGGGCCGTCGGCACGCTGCTCGACCGGCTGCACACGACCCCGGCGATCCGCTGGGCCGGACTGGCCGAGGCCGACGAGCGGCCGCTCGTCGAATGGCAGCGCGAGGCGGCCGGGTACGCAGCCGGGCTGACCGCCGCGATCCCGGCTGCCCATCACGGGTCGATCGCCGGCTTTCTGGCCGCCGAGCCGCCGACCGACCGTTACTCCCCGGTGTTCAGCCACAACGACCTCGGCATCGAACATGTCCTCGTCGACCCGACCGACGGCACCGTCACCGGAGTCATCGACTGGAGCGACGCAGCGCTGGTCGACCCAGCGGCCGACTTCGGCGTGATCTACCGCGATCTGGGGCCGGCCGCTCTCGACGGCGCGTTGCGCGGCTACTCCGCCGCCGCTGGCAAAGAACTGGCCGCGCTGCGGGAGCGGGCACGCTTCCACGGCCGGTGCCGGGTCTTCGAGGACCTCGCGTACGGCATCGAGACCGGCCAGGGCCGGTACGTCGCCAAGTCGTTGGCCGCGTTGGGCTGGCTCTTCCCGGCGTGA